In one Cronobacter dublinensis subsp. dublinensis LMG 23823 genomic region, the following are encoded:
- a CDS encoding DHA2 family efflux MFS transporter permease subunit produces MSEQAHSGWRPASNPWSVAIVVTIAVFMEILDTTIVNVALPHIAGSLSSSYSESTWVLTSYLVANGIVLPLSAFFSRLFGRKQFFLICIVMFTVCSFLCGIATELWQIILFRILQGFFGGGLQPTQQSVLLDYFKPEDRGKAFGLSSIAIIVAPVLGPTLGGWITDNYSWRWVFFINIPVGIVCVLAVYQLLEDPPWEKKSEEKIPVDWTGIGLIALGLGCLQVMLDRGEDEDWFASDFIRTFAVLTFIGIIGAIYWLIYTRRPVVDLHCVRDKNFAVSSVLMAGMALILYGSSVVIPQLAQQDLGYTATWSGLILSPGAVLIVFTIPIVLKLMPLVQTRWIIAFGFLCLGVSFFWSRNLVPNVDFETLVLMRSAQSIGLGFLFVPLTTIAFITIPQRLNADAAALFTMFRNVAGSIGISLSTAAITERAQVQSAHLSTHMTPFDEQFQQAVRSGAEAVRNFTAQLGDPTGIATGQLYKTMIAQSRILAYVDVFTMLSVVAILLIPFCLLLSPIKSEGSAGAH; encoded by the coding sequence ATGAGCGAGCAGGCCCACAGCGGCTGGCGCCCGGCCAGCAACCCCTGGTCCGTCGCGATAGTCGTTACTATCGCGGTGTTTATGGAAATTCTCGACACCACGATTGTTAACGTGGCGCTGCCGCACATCGCCGGTTCGCTGTCGTCGAGCTATTCCGAATCGACGTGGGTCCTGACGTCTTATCTGGTAGCGAACGGCATCGTGCTGCCGCTGTCGGCGTTTTTCAGCCGCCTGTTCGGGCGCAAGCAGTTTTTCCTGATTTGCATCGTGATGTTTACCGTCTGCTCGTTCCTCTGCGGTATCGCCACAGAGCTGTGGCAAATCATCCTGTTTCGTATCCTGCAGGGCTTTTTCGGCGGCGGCCTCCAGCCGACGCAGCAGTCGGTACTGCTCGATTACTTCAAGCCGGAAGATCGCGGCAAGGCATTCGGGCTCTCGTCGATAGCGATTATCGTCGCGCCGGTGCTCGGCCCGACGCTCGGCGGCTGGATAACCGATAACTACTCCTGGCGCTGGGTTTTCTTCATCAATATCCCGGTCGGGATCGTCTGCGTGCTGGCGGTTTACCAGCTGCTGGAAGATCCGCCATGGGAGAAAAAATCGGAAGAGAAAATCCCCGTGGACTGGACCGGTATCGGGCTTATCGCGCTCGGGCTCGGCTGTTTGCAGGTGATGCTCGACCGCGGCGAAGACGAGGACTGGTTCGCTTCTGATTTCATCCGCACCTTCGCGGTGTTAACGTTTATCGGCATCATCGGCGCGATTTACTGGCTTATCTACACCCGCCGCCCGGTGGTGGATCTGCACTGCGTGCGCGATAAAAACTTTGCGGTTTCCAGCGTGTTAATGGCGGGCATGGCGCTCATCCTCTACGGCAGCTCGGTGGTTATCCCGCAGCTCGCGCAGCAGGATCTCGGCTATACCGCCACCTGGTCGGGGCTTATTCTCTCGCCCGGCGCGGTGCTGATCGTCTTTACTATCCCGATAGTCCTGAAGCTGATGCCGCTGGTGCAGACGCGCTGGATAATTGCGTTCGGCTTTTTGTGCCTCGGCGTCTCGTTTTTCTGGTCGCGCAACCTGGTGCCGAACGTCGATTTTGAAACGCTGGTGCTGATGCGCAGCGCGCAGTCGATCGGGCTCGGCTTTCTGTTTGTGCCGCTCACGACCATTGCGTTTATCACCATTCCCCAGCGGCTGAACGCCGACGCGGCGGCGCTCTTTACCATGTTCCGCAACGTGGCCGGGTCGATAGGCATTTCGCTCTCCACCGCCGCCATCACCGAGCGCGCGCAGGTGCAGAGCGCCCATCTCAGCACGCATATGACGCCGTTTGACGAACAGTTCCAGCAGGCGGTACGCAGCGGCGCCGAGGCGGTGCGCAACTTCACGGCGCAGCTTGGCGACCCGACCGGCATCGCCACCGGGCAGCTTTATAAAACGATGATTGCCCAGTCGCGCATCCTCGCTTACGTCGATGTGTTCACGATGCTGAGCGTGGTGGCGATTTTACTGATTCCGTTTTGTTTACTGCTTTCGCCGATCAAGAGCGAAGGCTCCGCAGGAGCACATTGA
- a CDS encoding anion transporter produces the protein MLRRLARPFLHDRFFQLLLITGAILCFFVPFAPREWPQAVDWRTIITLAGLMMLTKGVELSGYFDVLGRRLVRRFTTERSLALFLVCAAALLSTFLTNDVALFIVVPLTLTLKKLCAIPVNRLIIFEALAVNAGSLLTPIGNPQNILLWGRSGLAFGEFIVHMAPLALALMASLLVLCWFCFPAKALHYQSHDKAHDWQPRLVWCCLALYIVFLTALELEFALWGLALVAAGFLLLARRVLISIDWSLLLVFVAMFIDVHLLTQLPALTASLHHVAQLPPAGLYALGIGLSQFISNVPATILLLNYVPPTTLLAWAVNIGGFGLLPGSLANLIALRMAADRRIWWRFHLYSLPLLIWSAVVGYALLWGLFLR, from the coding sequence ATGTTACGTCGCCTCGCGCGTCCTTTTCTTCACGACCGGTTTTTCCAGCTGTTACTGATAACCGGCGCGATACTCTGCTTTTTTGTGCCTTTCGCGCCGCGCGAGTGGCCGCAGGCCGTGGACTGGCGCACCATTATTACCCTTGCCGGGCTGATGATGCTGACGAAAGGCGTGGAACTCAGCGGCTATTTTGACGTGCTGGGCCGCCGCCTTGTGCGCCGCTTCACCACAGAGCGCAGCCTGGCCCTGTTTCTGGTCTGCGCCGCCGCGCTTCTCTCGACCTTTTTAACCAACGACGTGGCGCTTTTTATCGTGGTGCCGCTGACGCTGACGCTTAAAAAACTCTGCGCCATTCCGGTTAACCGCCTCATTATCTTTGAAGCGCTGGCGGTGAACGCCGGTTCGCTGCTCACGCCCATCGGCAACCCGCAAAATATCTTGCTGTGGGGCCGCTCCGGTCTCGCGTTCGGGGAATTCATTGTGCATATGGCGCCGCTCGCGCTGGCGCTGATGGCGAGCCTGCTGGTGCTCTGCTGGTTTTGCTTCCCGGCGAAAGCGCTGCATTACCAGTCGCACGATAAAGCGCACGACTGGCAGCCGCGCCTGGTCTGGTGCTGTCTCGCGCTCTATATCGTGTTCTTAACCGCGCTGGAGCTGGAGTTTGCGCTGTGGGGACTGGCGCTTGTGGCCGCCGGGTTTTTACTGCTGGCGCGCCGGGTGCTGATTAGCATCGACTGGAGCCTGCTGCTGGTCTTCGTGGCGATGTTTATTGATGTGCATCTGCTAACGCAACTGCCCGCGCTCACCGCCAGCCTGCATCACGTCGCGCAGCTGCCGCCGGCGGGGCTTTACGCGCTCGGCATTGGGCTGTCGCAGTTTATCAGCAACGTGCCCGCGACCATTTTGCTGCTTAACTATGTGCCGCCGACCACGCTGCTTGCCTGGGCGGTTAACATCGGCGGATTCGGGCTGCTGCCCGGTTCGCTTGCCAATCTCATCGCGCTGCGGATGGCTGCCGATCGCCGCATCTGGTGGCGCTTTCATCTCTACTCGTTGCCGCTGCTAATCTGGTCGGCAGTGGTGGGTTATGCGCTGTTGTGGGGGCTCTTTCTCAGATAA
- the mntS gene encoding manganase accumulation protein MntS, which produces MNEVMRCMRVFTHSPFQVRLRLLNMLCDMFNPKPQPGQDEHGQK; this is translated from the coding sequence ATGAACGAAGTAATGAGGTGTATGCGCGTGTTTACTCACTCCCCTTTCCAGGTGCGGCTGCGGCTGCTGAATATGCTGTGCGATATGTTTAACCCGAAACCCCAGCCGGGGCAGGATGAGCACGGGCAGAAATAA
- the ompX gene encoding outer membrane protein OmpX, protein MKKIACLSALACVLAVSAGSAVAGTATVTGGYAQSDAQGVMNKMNGFNLKYRYEFDDTNPLGVISSFTYTEKDRTEDGIYNKGQYYGITAGPAYRLNDWASIYGVVGVGYGKAQATADGDKADTSDYGFSYGAGLQFNPVQDVALDFSYEQSRIRNTDVGTWIAGVGYRF, encoded by the coding sequence ATGAAAAAAATTGCATGTCTTTCAGCACTGGCTTGTGTTCTGGCCGTTTCCGCAGGTTCTGCTGTTGCTGGCACCGCTACCGTTACCGGTGGCTACGCTCAGAGCGACGCGCAGGGCGTGATGAACAAAATGAACGGTTTCAACCTGAAATACCGCTATGAGTTCGACGACACCAACCCGCTGGGCGTGATCAGCTCCTTTACTTACACCGAAAAAGATCGCACCGAAGACGGCATCTACAACAAAGGCCAGTACTACGGCATCACCGCAGGTCCGGCTTACCGTCTGAACGACTGGGCGAGCATCTACGGCGTAGTGGGTGTTGGCTACGGTAAAGCTCAGGCTACCGCTGACGGCGACAAAGCTGATACCAGCGATTACGGCTTCTCCTACGGTGCAGGCCTGCAGTTCAACCCGGTTCAGGACGTTGCCCTGGACTTCTCCTACGAGCAGAGCCGCATCCGTAACACCGACGTTGGCACCTGGATCGCAGGCGTGGGTTACCGCTTCTAA
- a CDS encoding phosphoethanolamine transferase, with protein MNLTLKNTLAARGIALDPWIGFYFLQSLLINVALGYEFSLLYAVAFCCVLLLLWKSAPRVQKVLLAVCTLVAGLYFPFGQTYGAPNFNTLLALHATNMEESTELLTIFPWYSYLVSLFIFTLGIIALRRTPAAARRWQPFDSLCLAISIVSFFVTPVQNQLYGGVFALKDSGYPVFRFVKDVVVNNHEVLDEQQRMEALSKIKDSWNVLAVAPKYHTYVVVIGESVRRDAVGAFGGHWDNSPFASRVNGYLFTDYIAASGSTQKSLGLTLNRVVDNQPQYQDNFVTLANRAGFQTWWFSNQGQIGEYDTAIASIARRADEVQFLKSGDFEADKNTRDEALLKMTAQVLATQRPQPQLIVLHLMGSHPQACDRTQGKYETFVQSKETSCYLYSIRQTDDLLSQLYQQLQNSGQSFSLVYFSDHGLAFKERGKAVQYLAHDDKFQQNFQVPFMVLSSDDKSHRVIKARRSANDFLSFFAQWTGIKVKEIAPKYKFVSGQKAGPVYVTNFKLNKVSYDHLGSDLFETRTR; from the coding sequence ATGAATCTAACGCTCAAAAATACTCTTGCTGCACGCGGCATCGCTCTCGATCCGTGGATTGGCTTCTATTTTCTGCAATCGTTATTAATTAATGTCGCTCTGGGTTATGAATTCAGCCTGCTGTACGCCGTCGCGTTTTGCTGCGTGCTGCTGCTGCTGTGGAAAAGCGCGCCGCGCGTACAAAAAGTCCTGCTGGCGGTCTGCACCCTGGTGGCCGGTCTCTATTTCCCGTTCGGCCAGACCTACGGCGCGCCGAACTTCAACACGCTGCTGGCGCTGCACGCCACCAATATGGAAGAGTCGACGGAGCTGCTGACCATTTTCCCCTGGTACAGCTATCTGGTGTCGCTGTTTATTTTTACGCTCGGCATTATCGCGCTGCGCCGCACGCCCGCTGCAGCCCGCCGCTGGCAGCCGTTCGACAGCCTTTGCCTTGCCATAAGCATCGTGAGCTTTTTCGTCACACCGGTGCAGAACCAGCTTTACGGCGGCGTGTTTGCGCTGAAAGACAGCGGCTACCCGGTGTTTCGTTTCGTGAAAGATGTGGTGGTGAATAACCATGAGGTGCTGGATGAACAGCAACGCATGGAGGCGCTATCGAAAATTAAAGATTCGTGGAATGTGCTCGCGGTCGCGCCGAAATATCACACCTATGTGGTGGTGATCGGCGAAAGCGTGCGCCGCGACGCGGTGGGCGCCTTCGGCGGTCACTGGGATAACAGCCCGTTCGCCAGCCGCGTTAACGGCTATCTCTTTACCGATTACATCGCCGCCAGCGGCTCGACGCAAAAATCGCTCGGCCTGACGCTCAACCGGGTGGTGGATAATCAGCCGCAGTATCAGGATAACTTCGTCACGCTCGCCAACCGCGCCGGTTTCCAGACCTGGTGGTTCTCCAATCAGGGGCAGATTGGCGAATATGACACGGCGATTGCGAGTATCGCCCGACGCGCCGATGAAGTGCAGTTCTTAAAAAGCGGCGATTTCGAGGCGGATAAAAATACCCGCGACGAGGCCCTGCTGAAGATGACCGCCCAGGTGCTGGCGACGCAGCGCCCTCAGCCGCAGCTTATCGTGCTGCATCTGATGGGCTCGCATCCGCAGGCGTGCGATCGCACGCAGGGCAAGTATGAAACCTTCGTGCAGTCGAAAGAGACGTCATGCTACCTCTACAGCATTCGTCAGACCGATGACCTGTTAAGTCAGCTCTACCAGCAGCTGCAAAACAGCGGTCAGAGCTTCTCGCTGGTCTATTTCTCCGACCACGGCCTCGCTTTTAAAGAGCGTGGTAAGGCAGTGCAGTACCTGGCGCATGACGATAAATTCCAGCAAAATTTCCAGGTGCCGTTTATGGTGTTGTCGAGTGACGATAAATCGCACCGCGTGATTAAAGCGCGCCGCTCAGCCAATGATTTCCTGAGCTTTTTTGCGCAGTGGACGGGCATTAAAGTCAAAGAGATAGCGCCGAAATATAAATTTGTATCCGGGCAAAAGGCGGGGCCGGTTTACGTAACCAACTTTAAACTCAATAAGGTGAGCTATGATCACCTGGGTTCCGATCTTTTCGAGACGCGCACGCGCTGA
- the ldtB gene encoding L,D-transpeptidase — MKMKLRTLLVAAFAVVGFCNTASAVTYPLPTDGSRLVGENQVVTIPEGNNLPLEDFAAQYQMGLSNMLEANPGVDPYLPKGGTILNIPQQLILPDTPHEGIVINSAEMRLYYYPKGTNTVIVLPIGIGQLGKDTPINWVTKVERKKAGPTWTPTAKMHAEYAAAGEPLPPVVPAGPDNPMGLYALYIGRLYAIHGTNANFGIGLRVSHGCVRLRNEDIKFLFQNVPVGTRVQFVSEPVKATTEPDGSRYIEVHNPLSTSEDQINNNEIVPIALTKAVTAVTSQSDVDQNVVEQAVQNRSGMPVRLN; from the coding sequence TGCCGACCGACGGTAGCCGTCTGGTGGGTGAAAACCAGGTCGTGACGATCCCGGAAGGTAATAACCTGCCGCTGGAAGATTTCGCCGCGCAGTATCAGATGGGGCTGTCCAACATGCTGGAAGCCAACCCGGGCGTCGACCCGTACCTGCCGAAAGGCGGCACCATCCTGAATATTCCGCAGCAGCTGATCCTGCCTGACACCCCGCATGAAGGCATTGTGATCAACAGCGCCGAGATGCGCCTTTACTACTACCCGAAAGGCACCAACACGGTGATCGTGCTGCCGATCGGTATCGGCCAGCTCGGTAAAGACACGCCGATCAACTGGGTGACCAAGGTAGAACGTAAAAAAGCGGGCCCGACCTGGACGCCGACAGCCAAAATGCACGCGGAGTACGCCGCCGCAGGCGAGCCGCTGCCGCCTGTCGTACCGGCAGGCCCGGATAACCCGATGGGCCTGTACGCACTTTACATCGGTCGTCTTTACGCCATTCACGGCACCAACGCCAACTTCGGTATCGGCCTGCGCGTAAGCCACGGCTGCGTGCGTCTGCGTAACGAGGACATTAAGTTCCTGTTCCAGAACGTCCCGGTCGGCACCCGCGTGCAATTCGTCAGCGAGCCGGTGAAAGCGACTACCGAGCCCGATGGCAGCCGCTACATCGAGGTGCATAACCCGCTCTCGACCAGCGAAGACCAGATTAACAACAACGAAATCGTGCCGATCGCGCTGACCAAAGCGGTGACCGCAGTGACCAGCCAGAGCGACGTCGATCAGAACGTCGTGGAGCAGGCGGTGCAGAACCGTTCCGGTATGCCGGTGCGTCTGAACTAA
- a CDS encoding efflux transporter outer membrane subunit: MYGRVTFPLSLTALALLLAGCAVGPDYRAPEPVTPGAFGETARQNAPDVASKARSTAPDPRWWRTFNSPQLDSLIERAIAGNLSLQQTVLRIAGAREQINQAGGAFFPAVNGNVRATRQQLGLEGELKSHDVYGQLDAVDPQISSALGPLTQPINLYQGSFDAQWEIDLWGKVRRQVEAADAQQKAAIEQRNDALVSLEAEVARAWLQLRGAQSILATMNEQIASAQQTLELTESRQRSGLSPQLDVENARAQLGTLQAQLPQYQAQERQAMNGLAVLLGKPPGALDAELRAAQPLPNLPEIVPVGIPSTLARRRPDVREAEARLHAATAQIGVSVAQLFPSLSLSGQFGMRNSETDYLTDWSSHFYSFGPQVSIPIFQGGRLVSSVKLARAEQGAAALQYRQTVLTALSDVENALVSYRTDQQREAGLEKTLDALQTSFDLASDSYRKGIATFIDVLDAQRQLAQAEQQRAQARVQSSLDLVALYKALGGGWEPYQNVRLPDYDVFGPAPRG; this comes from the coding sequence ATGTACGGAAGAGTGACCTTCCCCCTGAGTCTGACGGCGCTGGCGCTGCTGCTGGCTGGCTGCGCGGTCGGCCCGGATTACCGCGCGCCCGAGCCCGTGACGCCGGGCGCTTTCGGCGAAACCGCCCGGCAGAATGCGCCGGATGTCGCCTCAAAAGCGCGCAGCACCGCGCCCGACCCGCGCTGGTGGCGCACGTTTAACTCGCCGCAGCTCGACAGCCTGATTGAGCGCGCGATCGCTGGTAACTTATCGCTCCAGCAAACCGTGCTGCGTATCGCCGGCGCTCGCGAGCAGATAAACCAGGCGGGCGGCGCGTTTTTCCCGGCGGTGAACGGCAACGTGCGCGCCACGCGCCAGCAGCTCGGACTGGAAGGCGAGCTGAAATCGCATGACGTTTATGGCCAGCTTGACGCGGTCGACCCGCAAATCAGCTCCGCGCTCGGCCCGCTGACGCAGCCGATTAACCTTTACCAGGGCAGTTTTGACGCGCAGTGGGAAATCGACCTGTGGGGCAAAGTGCGCCGTCAGGTCGAGGCGGCGGACGCGCAGCAGAAGGCGGCGATTGAGCAGCGCAACGACGCGCTGGTCTCGCTGGAGGCTGAAGTGGCGCGCGCCTGGCTACAACTGCGCGGCGCGCAGAGCATTCTCGCGACAATGAATGAACAGATAGCCTCGGCGCAGCAGACGCTGGAGCTGACCGAAAGCCGCCAGCGCAGCGGGCTGTCGCCGCAGCTGGATGTGGAAAACGCCCGCGCGCAGCTCGGCACGTTGCAGGCGCAGCTGCCGCAGTATCAGGCGCAGGAGCGCCAGGCGATGAACGGGCTGGCAGTGCTGCTCGGCAAACCGCCCGGCGCGCTCGATGCCGAACTGCGCGCGGCGCAACCGCTGCCAAACCTGCCGGAGATTGTGCCGGTCGGTATTCCGTCGACGCTCGCGCGTCGTCGCCCGGACGTGCGCGAAGCGGAGGCCAGACTGCATGCGGCGACCGCGCAAATTGGCGTGTCGGTGGCGCAGCTCTTCCCGAGCCTGTCGCTCTCCGGTCAGTTTGGCATGCGCAACAGCGAAACCGACTACCTCACCGACTGGAGCAGCCACTTTTACAGCTTCGGCCCGCAGGTCTCTATTCCCATCTTCCAGGGCGGGCGGCTGGTCTCCAGCGTGAAGCTCGCGCGGGCGGAGCAGGGCGCGGCGGCGTTGCAGTATCGCCAGACGGTGCTGACGGCGTTAAGCGATGTGGAAAACGCGCTGGTGAGCTATCGCACCGACCAGCAGCGCGAGGCGGGGCTTGAGAAAACCCTCGATGCGCTGCAAACCTCGTTCGATCTGGCAAGCGACAGCTATCGTAAAGGCATCGCCACCTTCATCGATGTGCTCGACGCCCAGCGCCAGCTGGCGCAGGCCGAGCAGCAGCGCGCGCAGGCGCGGGTGCAGAGCAGCCTCGATCTCGTCGCGCTCTACAAAGCGCTGGGCGGCGGCTGGGAGCCGTATCAGAACGTGCGGCTGCCGGATTACGACGTCTTCGGGCCCGCGCCGCGCGGCTAG
- a CDS encoding HlyD family secretion protein has product MAENHNNNADEEKRQEQGDDTSKGKDNGKAQGETRKRPGKKPLIILGVVVIIMVIGALIWWLMTRNLETTDDAFIEGDAVTVAPKVAGYVTELRVKDNQRVKKGDLLVVIDPRDATAQRDQARAQLSLAQSQLHQAQAQLALARVQYPAQRDQAKAQVLRAEAELANARAEYQRQRGVDPRATSKQNIDAASAQLRSAEAGLANAKAQLEVAEQVQLQIRQQETNVEARESQVAQARAQLQTAELNLSYTEVRAPFDGFVTKRNVQNGTLVQAGSALFSLVSPEIWVVANFKESQLERMRPGDKVAVSVDAFPDLELEGHVESIQQGSGSRFSAFPAENATGNFVKIVQRVPVKIVIDKGLEHWDQPLPLGLSVEPEVTVE; this is encoded by the coding sequence ATGGCGGAAAATCACAATAACAACGCTGACGAAGAGAAACGTCAGGAGCAGGGCGACGATACCAGCAAAGGCAAGGATAACGGCAAGGCGCAAGGTGAAACGCGCAAGCGCCCCGGCAAGAAACCGCTGATTATTCTCGGCGTCGTGGTCATTATTATGGTAATTGGCGCCCTTATCTGGTGGCTGATGACCCGCAATCTTGAAACCACCGACGATGCCTTTATTGAAGGCGATGCCGTCACCGTCGCGCCGAAAGTGGCAGGCTACGTTACCGAACTGCGCGTTAAAGATAACCAGCGGGTGAAAAAAGGCGACCTGCTGGTGGTTATCGACCCGCGTGACGCCACCGCCCAGCGCGACCAGGCCCGCGCGCAGCTGTCACTCGCGCAGTCGCAATTGCATCAGGCGCAGGCGCAGCTGGCGCTTGCCAGAGTGCAGTATCCGGCCCAGCGCGATCAGGCGAAAGCGCAGGTGCTGCGCGCCGAGGCGGAGCTTGCCAACGCGCGCGCCGAATATCAGCGCCAGCGCGGCGTTGACCCTCGCGCCACCTCAAAACAAAACATCGACGCCGCCAGCGCCCAGCTGCGCAGCGCCGAGGCGGGGCTTGCCAATGCGAAAGCGCAGCTGGAAGTCGCCGAACAGGTGCAGCTGCAAATCCGTCAGCAGGAAACCAACGTCGAGGCCCGCGAAAGCCAGGTGGCCCAGGCGCGCGCGCAGTTACAGACGGCCGAGCTGAACCTTTCCTATACCGAAGTCCGCGCGCCGTTTGACGGCTTCGTCACCAAACGCAACGTCCAGAACGGCACGCTGGTGCAGGCGGGCAGCGCGCTCTTCTCGCTGGTGTCGCCCGAGATTTGGGTGGTGGCGAACTTCAAAGAGTCGCAGCTTGAGCGTATGCGCCCTGGCGATAAAGTCGCGGTTTCCGTAGACGCCTTCCCGGATCTCGAACTCGAAGGCCATGTGGAGAGCATTCAGCAGGGCAGCGGTTCGCGCTTCTCGGCGTTTCCGGCGGAAAACGCCACCGGCAACTTTGTGAAAATCGTCCAGCGCGTGCCGGTGAAAATCGTCATCGATAAAGGACTTGAGCATTGGGACCAGCCGCTGCCGCTCGGGCTGTCGGTCGAGCCTGAGGTGACGGTGGAATGA
- the mntR gene encoding manganese-binding transcriptional regulator MntR: MSRQAGKQSSMKVTQLVNVEEHVEGFRQVREAHRRELIDDYVELISDLIREVGEARQVDMAARLGVSQPTVAKMLKRLATVGLIEQIPWRGVFLTPEGEKLAQQSRERHQIVENFLLALGVNPDTARRDAEGMEHHVSEETLAVFRRFSQQNGFE; the protein is encoded by the coding sequence ATGAGCCGTCAGGCAGGTAAGCAGAGCAGCATGAAAGTGACGCAGCTGGTCAATGTCGAAGAGCATGTTGAAGGGTTTCGCCAGGTGCGTGAAGCCCACCGGCGCGAGCTTATCGACGACTACGTCGAGCTGATTTCCGATCTCATTCGCGAGGTGGGCGAAGCGCGTCAGGTGGATATGGCCGCGCGTCTTGGCGTGTCGCAGCCCACCGTCGCTAAAATGCTCAAGCGTCTCGCGACCGTCGGCCTGATTGAGCAGATCCCCTGGCGCGGCGTATTTTTAACGCCGGAAGGCGAAAAGCTCGCGCAGCAGAGCCGCGAGCGTCACCAGATTGTCGAAAATTTTCTGCTGGCGCTGGGCGTTAACCCCGATACCGCCCGTCGCGATGCTGAAGGGATGGAGCACCACGTCAGCGAAGAGACGCTTGCCGTCTTTCGTCGTTTCAGCCAGCAAAACGGGTTTGAATAA